The Polaromonas sp. SP1 DNA window GAGCGGGTCGTTTTCCAGGCCCATTTCTTTCAGCACTTCCTTGCAGGTTTCCTGCATGAGCTTGGCGCGCGGGTCGTAGTTTTTGTAGACGCGGTGACCAAAGCCCATCAGCTTGACGCCGGAGCTCTTGTCCTTGACCTGCTTGATGAACTCGCCGATTTTCTCAACGCCGCCCTGCTTCTGGATGTCGCCCAGCATGTTGAGGGCTGCTTCGTTGGCGCCGCCGTGGGCCGGGCCCCAGAGGCAGGCCACACCGGCTGCAATCGCGGCAAACGGGTTGGTGCCGGACGAACCGCACAGGCGCACGGTAGAGGTCGAGGCGTTCTGCTCGTGGTCTGCGTGCAGCATGAAGATGCGGTCCAGGGCGCGCTCGAGTACGGGGTTGACCTTGTACTCTTCGCACGGCGTGGCGAACATCATGTGCAGGAAGTTGCCGGCGTAGCTCAGGTTGTTCTTGGGGTACATGTAGGGCTGGCCCACGGTGTACTTGTATGCCATGGCGACCAGCGTCGGCATTTTGGCGATCAGGCGGATGGCCGAGATGTCGCGATGCTCAGGGTTCGTGATGTCGGTGCTGTCGTGGTAGAAGGCCGACAGGGCGCCGACCAGGCCGGTCATGATGGCCATCGGGTGCGCATCACGGCGGAAGCCGCGCAGGAAAAACTGCATCTGCTCGTTAACCATGGTGTGGTTGGTCACGCGGCTGACGAAGTCCGTTTTCTGGGCGGCGTTGGGCAGCTCTCCGTACAGCAACAGGTGGCAGGTTTCCATGTAGTCGCAGTTGGTGGCCAGCTGCTCGATGGGGTAGCCGCGGTACAGCAGTTCGCCCTTGTCGCCGTCGATGTAGGTGATAGCCGACTGGCAGGAGGCTGTGGACAGGAAACCGGGGTCATACGTGAACATGCCGGTCTGGCCGTAGAGCTTGCGGATGTCGACGACGTCCGGGCCGACATTGCCCTGGTACACCGGCAATTCGATGCTGGGGCTGCCGTTGCTGAAGGACAGGGTGGCTTTGTTGTCAGCTAGCTTCATTTCTTGCTTCTTTCTTTCGTATCAGTGTCGATGGGTGACGGGCTCGTAATCAAGTCAGGGAGCCGGCGCTGCGGGCTGCAGCAACTTTAAAACCTCATGGGCCTCAGAAGTAGAGGCACTTGCCTTGGCCGCTTCATCGGGTAGCTGGCCGGCGACTTTTCTTTTTAACAGCAGGTCCAGCAAATCGTTGTCGGACAACTCCATTAAATCATTCAACCCTTTAGCCTGCCTGACGGTGAGCGTGGCTTCATGGCCCTGGAAGAAGCGCTCTATCAGAAGGTCGTTTTCGAGCAGGCCGCGCCGGCAACGCCACTTGAGCTTGCTCAGGGCACGCTCGTCGAGCAGGGCGTCGGCGGTTTCCATATCGTCGTGAGTCAGGGAACGGTCAGACCGTCCTGAGGACCATCATTTCCTTGATCTTGCCAATTGCCTTGGTCGGGTTCAGACCCTTGGGGCAAACGTCGACGCAATTCATGATGGTGTGGCAGCGGAACAGGCGGTACGGGTCTTCCAGGTTGTCCAGGCGCTCGGCCGTGGCTTCGTCGCGGCTGTCGGCGATGAAGCGGTAGGCCTGCAGCAGGCCGGCCGGGCCGACGAACTTGTCCGGGTTCCACCAGAAGCTGGGGCAGGACGTGGAGCAGCTGGCGCACAAAATGCACTCGTAGAGGCCGTTGAGCTCATCGCGCTCCTCGGGGCTCTGCAGGCGCTCTTTTTCGGGCGGCACGTTGTCGTTGATCAGGTAAGGCTTGATCGAGTTGTACTGCTTGAAAAACTGCGTCATGTCGACGATCAGGTCGCGCACCACGGGCAGGCCGGGCAGCGGCTTGAGGATGATGACTTCGGGCAGCGTGCGCATATTGGTCAGGCAGGCCAGGCCGTTCTTGCCGTTGATGTTCATCGCGTCGGAGCCGCAGACGCCTTCGCGGCACGAGCGGCGAAAGCTGATGGTCGGGTCCTGCGCCTTGAGCTTCATCAGGGCGTCCAGCAGCATGCGCTCGTGGCCGTCAAGCTCCACCTCGATGGTCTGCATGTAAGGCTTGGCATCGGTGTCGGGGTCGTAGCGGTAGATCTTGAAGGTGCGTTTGGTCATGGGGTTCTCGCTTCTTGTGGGGTCGCAGGGCCGTCTGTCGTGTTCGTCTTTTTTAGAACGTGCGGGTCTTCAGCGGCACGGACTCGACGGTCAGGGGTTTCATCTGCACGGGCTTGTAAGCCAGGCGGCTGCCTTCGCTGTACCACAGCGTGTGCTTGTGCCAGTCGGTGTCGTTGCGGCCGTTCGGGTGTTCGGGCGTGTCGCCGTAGTCGTCGACCGAGTGCGCGCCGCGGCTTTCCTTGCGGGCGGCGGCCGACACGATGGTGGCCTGCGCGGCTTCGATCAGGTTTTCGACTTCGAGCGCTTCGATGCGCGCGGTGTTGAAGATCTTCGACTTGTCTTTGAGGCCGATGCTGTTGACGCGATCACGCAGGGCGGCGATCTTGGCGACGCCTTCGTCCATGATGGCCTGCGTGCGGAACACGCCGGCGTGCTGCTGCATGGCGGCGCGCAGGTCGTTGGCCACGTCTTGCGCGTATTCGCCGTCGGTCGCGTTGTCCAGGCGCGCGATACGGGCCAGGGTTTTGTCGGCGGCGTCAAGCGGCAGCGGCTTGTGGGTGGTGGTCTTGGCGAATTCGACGATGTGGTTGCCGGCAGCCTTGCCGAATACCAGCAGGTCGAGCAGCGAGTTGGTGCCCAGGCGGTTGGCGCCGTGCACGCTCACGCAGGAGCACTCGCCCACCGCGTACAGGCCGTTGACGACCTGGCTGTGGTTGTTGGCGTCTTGCGTGACCACCTGGCCGTGGATGTTGGTCGGGATGCCGCCCATCTGGTAGTGGATGGTGGGCACCACGGGAATCGGTTCCTTGGTGATGTCGACGTTGGCAAAGTTGTGGCCGATCTCGAACACCGAGGGCAGGCGCTTCATGATGGCGTCCACGCCCAGGTGGGTCATGTCCAGCAGGATGTAGTCCTTGTTGGGGCCGCAGCCGCGGCCTTCCTTGATTTCCTGGTCCATGGAGCGCGAGACGAAGTCGCGCGGTGCGAGGTCTTTCAGCGTGGGCGCATAGCGCTCCATGAAACGCTCGCCGTTGCTGTTGCGCAAGATGGCGCCTTCGCCGCGGCAGCCTTCGGTCAGCAGCACGCCGGCGCCGGCCACGCCGGTCGGGTGGAACTGCCAGAACTCCATGTCTTCAAGCGGGATGCCGGCGCGCGCCGCCATGCCCAGGCCGTCGCCGGTGTTGATGAAGGCGTTGGTCGATGCGGCAAAAATGCGGCCCGCACCGCCGGTGGCCAGCAGCGTCGTCTTGGCTTCAAAAATGTGCACGTCGCCGGTTTCCATTTCGAGGGCGGTCACGCCCACGACATCACCGGCGGCGTCGCGGATCAAATCCAGCGCCATCCACTCGACGAAGAAGCTGGTTTTTTCCTTGACGTTTTGCTGGTACAGCGTGTGCAGCATGGCGTGGCCGGTGCGGTCGGCCGCGGCGCAGGCGCGCTGCACGGGTTTTTCGCCGTAGTTGGCGGTATGGCCGCCGAAGGGGCGCTGGTAAATCGTGCCGTCGGGGTTGCGGTCAAACGGCATGCCCATGTGCTCGAGGTCGTACACGACCTTGGGCGCTTCGCGGCACATGTATTCGATCGCGTCCTGGTCGCCGAGCCAGTCGGAGCCCTTGACGGTGTCGTAGAAGTGGTAGTGCCAGTTGTCTTCGCTCATGTTGCCGAGCGAGGCGCCGATGCCGCCCTGGGCCGCGACGGTGTGCGAGCGGGTGGGGAACACTTTGGAGAGTACGGCCACGTTGAGGCCGGCGCGCGCCAGCTGCAGCGATGCGCGCATGCCGGAGCCGCCGGCACCGACGATGACGACGTCAAATTTGCGCTTGGGGAGTTTGGATGTTGCTGTCATGATTTTGTGTGGGGTGTCGGTCTTCTTGTCGGGTCTTCAGGTGTGGCGGTGGCTTAAAGGCTCAAAGCCGCCACAGGACCTGGATGCCCCATCCGGCGCAGGCCACCAGCCAGACAATGGTGAAAACATTCAGAACGAGCTTGATGGAGGCGGGCTTGATGTAGTCCATCCAGATGTCGCGCATGCCGACCCACACGTGGTAGAGCAGGGCGACGATGACCACAAACGTCAGCGTCTTCATCCACTGGGACGAGAAGATGCCAGCCCATTTGTCGTAACCGATGGGGCCCTTGCTGAAGATGACCTGGGCCAGCAACAGCACGGTGAAGAGCGCCATCAGGGCGGCGGTGATGCGCTGCGCGAGCCAGTCGCGCAAACCGTAGTGGGCACCGACAACGATGCGCTTGGAGCCGTAGTTAACTGCCATTTTTTTGTGCTTCCATTGTGATCAGTAGAGGCCGAACAGCTTGGCGCCGAGGACGAGCGTGAGGACGATGCTCAGGGCCAGCGTGACGAGGGCGGAAGATTTGCCGAATTCCTTGCTGACGGCGGCATGGCTGACGTCCATCCACAGGTGGCGCAGGCCGGCGATGAAGTGGTGCAGGTAAGCCCAGATCAGGGCCAGCGCCGCCAGCTTCCAGAGGAAACCCGGGAGGCCGAGCATGCCGACATTGAAGGCGGCCTTGAATTTTTCGAAGGAGATTTCCGAGGAGATCGAGGTGTCGAACATCCAGATGATGAAGGGCATCAGCAAAAACATGATGAAGCCGCTGATCCGGTGAAGGATGGAAACCCAGCCAGCAGGTGGCAAACGGTAGGTGGGGAGGTCGGTGAGCGCGTTGATGTTGC harbors:
- a CDS encoding succinate dehydrogenase assembly factor 2, with the translated sequence METADALLDERALSKLKWRCRRGLLENDLLIERFFQGHEATLTVRQAKGLNDLMELSDNDLLDLLLKRKVAGQLPDEAAKASASTSEAHEVLKLLQPAAPAP
- the sdhC gene encoding succinate dehydrogenase, cytochrome b556 subunit, with protein sequence MTELASKQRPQRPEYRNINALTDLPTYRLPPAGWVSILHRISGFIMFLLMPFIIWMFDTSISSEISFEKFKAAFNVGMLGLPGFLWKLAALALIWAYLHHFIAGLRHLWMDVSHAAVSKEFGKSSALVTLALSIVLTLVLGAKLFGLY
- the gltA gene encoding citrate synthase, with product MKLADNKATLSFSNGSPSIELPVYQGNVGPDVVDIRKLYGQTGMFTYDPGFLSTASCQSAITYIDGDKGELLYRGYPIEQLATNCDYMETCHLLLYGELPNAAQKTDFVSRVTNHTMVNEQMQFFLRGFRRDAHPMAIMTGLVGALSAFYHDSTDITNPEHRDISAIRLIAKMPTLVAMAYKYTVGQPYMYPKNNLSYAGNFLHMMFATPCEEYKVNPVLERALDRIFMLHADHEQNASTSTVRLCGSSGTNPFAAIAAGVACLWGPAHGGANEAALNMLGDIQKQGGVEKIGEFIKQVKDKSSGVKLMGFGHRVYKNYDPRAKLMQETCKEVLKEMGLENDPLFKLAMALEKIALEDDYFVSRKLYPNVDFYSGIVQRAIGIPVPLFTAVFALARTVGWIAQLNEMIGDPEYKIGRPRQLFTGSTTRQVTPLAKR
- the sdhD gene encoding succinate dehydrogenase, hydrophobic membrane anchor protein; protein product: MAVNYGSKRIVVGAHYGLRDWLAQRITAALMALFTVLLLAQVIFSKGPIGYDKWAGIFSSQWMKTLTFVVIVALLYHVWVGMRDIWMDYIKPASIKLVLNVFTIVWLVACAGWGIQVLWRL
- a CDS encoding succinate dehydrogenase iron-sulfur subunit; its protein translation is MTKRTFKIYRYDPDTDAKPYMQTIEVELDGHERMLLDALMKLKAQDPTISFRRSCREGVCGSDAMNINGKNGLACLTNMRTLPEVIILKPLPGLPVVRDLIVDMTQFFKQYNSIKPYLINDNVPPEKERLQSPEERDELNGLYECILCASCSTSCPSFWWNPDKFVGPAGLLQAYRFIADSRDEATAERLDNLEDPYRLFRCHTIMNCVDVCPKGLNPTKAIGKIKEMMVLRTV
- the sdhA gene encoding succinate dehydrogenase flavoprotein subunit, whose amino-acid sequence is MTATSKLPKRKFDVVIVGAGGSGMRASLQLARAGLNVAVLSKVFPTRSHTVAAQGGIGASLGNMSEDNWHYHFYDTVKGSDWLGDQDAIEYMCREAPKVVYDLEHMGMPFDRNPDGTIYQRPFGGHTANYGEKPVQRACAAADRTGHAMLHTLYQQNVKEKTSFFVEWMALDLIRDAAGDVVGVTALEMETGDVHIFEAKTTLLATGGAGRIFAASTNAFINTGDGLGMAARAGIPLEDMEFWQFHPTGVAGAGVLLTEGCRGEGAILRNSNGERFMERYAPTLKDLAPRDFVSRSMDQEIKEGRGCGPNKDYILLDMTHLGVDAIMKRLPSVFEIGHNFANVDITKEPIPVVPTIHYQMGGIPTNIHGQVVTQDANNHSQVVNGLYAVGECSCVSVHGANRLGTNSLLDLLVFGKAAGNHIVEFAKTTTHKPLPLDAADKTLARIARLDNATDGEYAQDVANDLRAAMQQHAGVFRTQAIMDEGVAKIAALRDRVNSIGLKDKSKIFNTARIEALEVENLIEAAQATIVSAAARKESRGAHSVDDYGDTPEHPNGRNDTDWHKHTLWYSEGSRLAYKPVQMKPLTVESVPLKTRTF